A single genomic interval of Daucus carota subsp. sativus chromosome 1, DH1 v3.0, whole genome shotgun sequence harbors:
- the LOC108203359 gene encoding uncharacterized protein LOC108203359 translates to MKQASGNYYYGKATTMKAMIRLAAKTNKYSGYNSNSSEPTDDMKSTIDLSDLENSSENSSGSDSDSSSGSNYVKQRSETKRSSGYGYGSSDESDGSSDDKTTSETTDGTTSSGGNDSNNHNSNDSHNKEPFHKVPRYGTPERG, encoded by the coding sequence ATGAAACAAGCGTCCGGCAACTACTATTATGGGAAAGCAACAACAATGAAAGCAATGATTCGCCTAGCAGCCAAAACAAACAAGTACTCAGGCTACAATTCTAATTCAAGTGAGCCTACGGATGACATGAAATCAACTATTGATCTGAGTGATTTAGAGAATAGCTCCGAGAATAGCTCAGGGAGTGATTCAGACTCAAGCTCCGGGAGTAATTATGTGAAACAGCGAAGTGAAACGAAGCGAAGCTCAGGCTACGGGTACGGCAGTTCTGATGAAAGCGATGGGAGTTCTGATGACAAGACTACTTCTGAAACGACTGATGGGACTACTAGCTCAGGTGGCAACGATAGCAATAACCATAACAGCAACGATAGCCATAACAAAGAGCCTTTCCATAAAGTCCCAAGGTATGGAACCCCAGAAAGAGGCTAG
- the LOC135151240 gene encoding ATP synthase subunit a-like: MPRCLCNKQQTAGANTGNVIHNNICLFNCCNPNVQEYVETFHDPAARRTQEVVSNIPDSPQYVESFHNTLEQPLTIPSPLEQFDIIPLIPMNIGHLYFSFTNPSLFMLLTLSLVLLLVHFVTKNGGGNSVPNAWQSLVELIYDFVPNPVNEQIGGLSGNVKQKFSPRISVTFTFSFFRNPQGMIPYSFTVTSHFLITLGLSFSIFIGITLVGFQRNGLHFLSFSLPAGVPLPLAPFLVLLELIPHCFRALSSGIRLFANMMAGHSSVKILSGFAWTMLCMNDLFYFIGDLGPLFIVLALTGPELGVAISQAHVSTISICIYLNDATNLHQSEVVIYN; this comes from the coding sequence ATGCCAAGGTGTCTGTGTAATAAACAACAAACTGCGGGTGCTAATACTGGGAATGTGATACACAACAACATTTGTTTGTTCAACTGTTGTAACCCTAATGTGCAGGAGTACGTTGAGACGTTCCATGATCCAGCAGCGCGACGCACGCAGGAAGTGGTCTCTAACATTCCCGACTCACCCCAGTATGTAGAGTCCTTCCACAACACTCTTGAGCAGCCCCTCACCATCCCCAGCCCACTTGAGCAATTTGACATTATCCCATTGATTCCTATGAATATAGGACACTTGTATTTCTCATTCACAAATCCCTCTTTGTTTATGCTACTCACTCTCAGTTTGGTCCTACTTTTGGTTCATTTTGTTACTAAAAACGGAGGAGGAAACTCAGTACCAAATGCTTGGCAATCCTTGGTAGAGCTTATTTATGATTTCGTGCCGAACCCGGTAAACGAACAAATAGGTGGTCTTTCCGGAAATGTTAAACAAAAGTTTTCCCCTCGCATCTCGGTCACTTTTACTTTTTCGTTCTTTCGTAATCCACAGGGTATGATACCTTATAGCTTCACAGTTACAAGTCATTTTCTCATTACTTTGGGCCTCTCATTTTCCATTTTTATTGGCATTACTCTCGTGGGATTTCAAAGAAATGGGCTTCATTTTTTAAGCTTTTCATTACCCGCAGGAGTCCCACTGCCGTTAGCACCTTTTTTAGTACTCCTTGAGCTAATCCCTCATTGTTTTCGCGCATTAAGCTCAGGAATACGTTTATTTGCTAATATGATGGCCGGTCATAGTTCAGTAAAGATTTTAAGTGGGTTCGCTTGGACTATGCTATGTATGAATGATCTTTTCTATTTCATAGGAGATCTGGGTCCTTTATTTATAGTTCTTGCATTAACCGGTCCGGAATTAGGTGTAGCTATATCACAAGCTCATGTTTCTACAATCTCAATCTGTATTTACTTGAATGATGCTACAAATCTCCATCAAAGTGAAGTGGTTATTTATAATTGA